The stretch of DNA ATGACAAATACGATTCAGGATGCGGCTGGCCGGCATTTAAAAAACCCATTTCAGATGACAAGATCATAAGGCACAGGGACTTTTCACATGAAACAACAAGAATAGAAGTCAGAAGCGCAAAGGCAAATTCACATCTTGGCCATCTCTTCCACGATGGACCAGGAGGGTCTGCAAGATACTGCATTAACTCAGCGGCACTGAAATTCATACCGAAAGATGAAGTCGATGAGTATCTAAAAAAATTAAATAACAATAAAAACCAAAGATAGATACAATGAAAATTGAAGAAGTAAAACACCCTGAGCTAAAAAACAATATCAACATGATATACATGCATGGTGAAAACCAGAATAATGAAGCTATTGAGAAAACCGAAAATGAAATAAAAGAATATATCAAAGATAAGGAATTCATAATCTCAATAGAAGATTCAAAGCCAGTCAAAATACCATATGCAAATGACGGAGAATATCTGGTCCCTATTTTTACAGATGCCCAAGAATATGAAATAGGAATGCAGTATTTCTCATTCAATGTAATGGATGAAAACAAAGAGTATATAATAGAAAAATTAGATTACTTTAAAAAATTAAAAGAAGATCCTAATTTCTTAGGATACATCGTTAACATAGCCCGAGTAAGCTATATCATAAATATTAGTCTTTTATGAAATTTTCCTGAATATCCTTTACGATTTCAACAAATCTTTTTGAAACCTCATCATCAGGGTCAATTGTAGCAATGACACCATCCTTATTAGGTGAATTGGAAACATTTTCTTCAATCGGCAAATCACCAAGATAAGTGATTTCCATTTCTTCGGCAAATGCCTCACCATTTCCTTTTCCAAAAATATGGAGCTTTTCATCACAATGTGGACAGATGTAATATGCCATGTTTTCAACCAAACCAATTTGAGAGATATTCATCATTTCAACCATTTTTACGCATTTCAAAACATCTTCCTGTGATACTACATTTGGTGTGGTGACCATAATGACTGCATCAGCATCAGGAATGGTTTGAAGAACTGTCAATGGTTCATCTCCTGTTCCAGGAGGATTGTCTATGATTAGATAATCAAGCTGTCCCCAGTATACATCGGAAATCAATTGTTTGATTGCACCGGTTTTTTGAGGTCCTCTCCAAATGATTGGAGTGTCTATGCTTTCCAAAAGGAATGCCATGGACATCACTTTCAGACCACTTGGCAATACAACCGGAAACATTGAATTCTTGTATTCCTCTTTGACTGATTCTATGTAAGCTAACTTTTCCTCATCGTTTTCAAAGGTTTTTTGAGCTAAACCGGCTTCAGTAATCTCTTTAAATGCTTCAAACTGAACTTCACCAAATGCCTCGCCATATAAATCCAAACCTAACATTTTAGGAATGTTCGGTCCGTGAATATCCGCATCTAAAATACCGGTTTTATAACCTAACTTCTGTAAGGTTTCAGCAATGTTGGCTGCAACAGTGGATTTTCCAACCCCACCTTTTCCACTCATTACAACGATTTTATGTTTGATTTGACCAAGATTTTTTGCCAATCTTATTTCTTGCTCAATCATCTGTCTTTGTTGTTCAGGTGTCATTTGGCCTCCGTGGCCATGACCATGTCCGTGCTCTGCCATTTTATCATCTCCCTAATAATTTAATTAAATTTTTTACTAACTTCTTCAACAGCAAGTATTAAAGGATCTGTAACCATTGAAACAGGTGGTGCATAAGCAAATTCCATATTGCTTAAATCAAAGCAGGTCAAGCCTTCGGTAATGGCCAATGTCATTGTATCAATTCTTTCAGCCACCCTTTCCTCTGCTATGATTTGACAACCTATAATGGTTCCGTTTCCATCACAAATAACTTTGATATCCATTGGTTTTGCGTTTGGATAATAACGAGCTCTAGTAAGTGCCTGTACCTTCTGCACAACTGGTCTGATTCTGTTTTGCTGAGCAAAACTTGTGGTGTAACCAACAGCACCAAACTCCAAATTTCCAACTTTGGAAACCATTGAATTTAAAACAGGATTGAATCTGGATTTTTTACCGCAGATAGTACGGGCTAAAGTTTTTGATTCACGGACTGCAGTAGTACCTAATTGAGAAATAGTATTTGAACCTAAAATTAAATCTTTAGACTCAACACAGTCTCCAACAGCATAAACGTCTT from Methanobrevibacter sp. YE315 encodes:
- a CDS encoding Mrp/NBP35 family ATP-binding protein, whose protein sequence is MAEHGHGHGHGGQMTPEQQRQMIEQEIRLAKNLGQIKHKIVVMSGKGGVGKSTVAANIAETLQKLGYKTGILDADIHGPNIPKMLGLDLYGEAFGEVQFEAFKEITEAGLAQKTFENDEEKLAYIESVKEEYKNSMFPVVLPSGLKVMSMAFLLESIDTPIIWRGPQKTGAIKQLISDVYWGQLDYLIIDNPPGTGDEPLTVLQTIPDADAVIMVTTPNVVSQEDVLKCVKMVEMMNISQIGLVENMAYYICPHCDEKLHIFGKGNGEAFAEEMEITYLGDLPIEENVSNSPNKDGVIATIDPDDEVSKRFVEIVKDIQENFIKD